A genomic window from Aquila chrysaetos chrysaetos chromosome 9, bAquChr1.4, whole genome shotgun sequence includes:
- the CASQ1 gene encoding calsequestrin-1 — protein MGVWGWVLALLVLGAGAPGGAGDGLDFPTYDGLDRVLPVTLKNYKAMLKRFPVLALLHHHPSQGDRAAQRHSEMEELILELAAQVLEDKGVGFGLVDSEKDAAVAKKLGLTEEDSIYVFKEDEVIEYDGELAADTLVEFLLDVLEDPVEFIEGDHELQAFENIEDDPKLIGYFKNKDSEYFKAFEEAAEEFHPYIPFFATFDSKAAKKLTLKLNEIDFYEPFMEEPLTIPDRPNSKEEIMAFVEEHKRATLRKLKPESMYETWEDDMDGIHIVAFAEEDDPDGFEFLEILKDVARDNTDNPDLSILWIDPEDFPLLIPYWEKTFNIDLSRPQIGVVNVTDADSVWLEMADEDDLPSPAELEEWIEDVLAGEINTEDDDEDDDDDDDDDDDD, from the exons ATGGGGGTGTGGGGATGGGTGCTGGcactgctggtgctgggggcCGGGGCCCCGGGCGGGGCAGGGGACGGCCTGGACTTCCCCACATACGACGGGCTGGACCGGGTGCTGCCCGTCACCCTGAAGAACTACAAGGCGATGCTGAAGCGGTTCCCAGTGCTGGCCCtgctccaccaccaccccagccaGGGTGACCGGGCGGCCCAGCGCCACAGCGAGATGGAGGAGCTCATCCTGGAG CTGGCAGCCCAGGTGCTGGAGGACAAGGGAGTGGGCTTCGGCCTCGTGGACTCTGAGAAAGACGCAGCTGTGGCCAAAAAGCTGG gcctgACAGAGGAGGACAGCATCTACGTGTTCAAGGAGGATGAGGTGATCGAGTATGatggggagctggcagcagacACGCTGGTGGAGTTCCTGCTGGAT GTGCTGGAAGACCCGGTGGAGTTCATTGAGGGTGACCATGAGCTCCAAGCCTTCGAGAACATCGAGGATGACCCCAAACTCATCGGCTACTTCAAGAACAAGGACTCAGAGT ACTTCAAGGCCTTCGAGGAGGCGGCAGAGGAGTTTCACCCCTACATCCCCTTCTTCGCCACCTTTGACAGCAAG GCGGCTAAGAAGCTCACCCTGAAGCTGAACGAGATCGACTTCTACGAGCCCTTCATGGAGGAGCCACTGACCATCCCCGACCGGCCCAACAGCAAGGAGGAGATCATGGCCTTCGTGGAGGAGCACAAGCG GGCCACTCTGCGGAAACTCAAACCCGAGAGCATGTATGAGACCTGG GAGGATGACATGGACGGGATCCACATTGTGGCCTTCGCAGAGGAGGATGATCCGG ATGGGTTTGAGTTCCTGGAGATCCTGAAGGACGTGGCCCGGGACAACACGGACAACCCTGACCTCAGCATCCTCTGGATCGACCCTGAGGATTTCCCACTG CTCATCCCTTACTGGGAGAAAACCTTCAACATCGACCTGTCCCGTCCCCAGATTGGGGTGGTCAACGTCACCGAC GCCGACAGCGTGTGGCTGGAGATGGCGGACGAGGACGACCTGCCCAGCCCGGCAGAGCTGGAGGAGTGGATCGAGGACGTGCTGGCAGGCGAGATCAACACCGAGGACGACGACGAGGATGATgacgatgatgatgatgatgacgaTGACGACTAG
- the PEA15 gene encoding astrocytic phosphoprotein PEA-15: MAEYRSLLEELAQNITAEDLEQLKSACKEDIPSEESEAIATSHHWFAFLEKHSKLDRDNLSYIEHIFEISRRPDLLTMVVQYRTQVLKISEEDEVDTKLTRIPSAKKYKDIIRQPSEEEIIKLAPPPKKA; encoded by the exons ATGGCCGAGTACCGCAgcctgctggaggagctggccCAGAACATCACGGCCGAGGACCTGGAGCAGCTGAAGTCGGCCTGCAAGGAGGACATCCCCAGCGAGGAGAGCGAGGCCATCGCTACCAGCCACCACTGGTTCGCCTTCCTTGAGAAGCACAGCAAGCTGGACAGAG ACAACCTGTCGTACATCGAGCACATCTTTGAGATCTCGCGTCGCCCGGACCTGCTGACCATGGTGGTGCAGTACCGCACCCAGGTCCTCAAGATCTCCGAGGAGGACGAGGTGGACACCAAGCTCACCCGCATCCCCAGTGCCAAGAAGTACAAGG ACATCATCCGGCAGCCCTCTGAAGAGGAGATCATCAAACTGGCCCCCCCACCCAAGAAAGCCTGa
- the DCAF8 gene encoding DDB1- and CUL4-associated factor 8, which translates to MSDKGSSMDGKTDIVNGSLSSSPEEMSAEEGRETSSGIEVEASDLSLSLTGDDVGPNRTSTESRDTDTESSGEEKDSDSMDDTGHYSINEENRALDRSHSEEEEEEDEEEEQQSHRRAQRKRANHDQDSSDDEQALEDWVSSETSALPQPRWQAIHALRERELGSSARFVYEACGARVFVQRFRLQHGLEGHTGCVNTLHFNQRGTWLASGSDDLKVVVWDWVRRQPVLEFESGHKSNVFQAKFLPNSGDSTLAMCARDGQVRVAELSATQCCKNTKRVAQHKGASHKLALEPDSPCTFLSAGEDAVVFTIDLRQDRPASKLVVTKEKEKKVGLYTIYVNPANTYQFAVGGRDQFVRIYDQRKIDENENNGVLKKFCPHHLVNSESKANITCLVYSHDGSELLASYNDEDIYLFNSSHSDGAEYIKRYKGHRNNATVKGVNFYGPKSEFVVSGSDCGHIFLWEKSSCQIVQFMEGDKGGVVNCLEPHPHLPVLATSGLDHDVKIWAPTAENPTELAGLKEVIKKNKLERDEDSLHHTDMFDSHMLWFLMHHLRQRRHHRRRREPGAPDGDSDESPSSSDTSDDEEEGPDRVQCMPS; encoded by the exons ATGTCGGATAAAGGAAGCAGCATGGACGGGAAGACAGACATAGTGAATG GCAGCTTGTCCAGCAGCCCGGAGGAGATGTCAGCCGAGGAGGGCCGAGAAACCTCCTCTGGCATCGAGGTGGAGGCCTCCGACCTCAGCCTGAGCCTCACAGGAGATGATGTGGGGCCCAACCGCACCAGCACAGAGAGCCGGGACACGGACACGGAGAGCTCGGGGGAAGAGAAGGACTCTGATAGCATGGACGACACGGGCCACTACTCCATAAATGAGGAGAACCGTGCCCTCGATCGGTCACactcagaggaggaagaggaggaggatgaagaggaggagcagcagtcCCACCGCCGTGCCCAGCGCAAGCGTGCCAACCACGACCAAGACTCCTCCGACGATGAGCAGGCCCTGGAGGACTGGGTGTCCTCGGAGACCTCAgcgctgccccagccccgctggCAGGCAATCCATGCCCTCCGGGAAAGGGAGCTGGGCTCCAGCGCCCGCTTTGTCTATGAGGCCTGCGGGGCCAGGGTCTTCGTGCAACGCTTCCGCCTCCAGCATGGCCTGGAGGGCCACACGGGCTGTGTCAACACCCTGCACTTTAACCAGCGTGGCACGTGGCTGGCCAGTGGCAGCGATGACCTCAAAGTGGTGGTGTGGGACTGGGTCAGGAGGCAGCCGGTGCTGGAGTTCGAGAGCGGCCACAAAAGCAACGTTTTCCAG GCCAAGTTCCTCCCCAATAGCGGTGACTCCACTCTGGCTATGTGTGCTCGGGACGGCCAGGTCCGGGTGGCCGAGCTCTCTGCCACCCAGTGCTGCAAAAACACCAAGCGCGTGGCACAGCACAAAGGAGCTTCGCACAAG CTGGCCCTAGAACCGGATTCTCCATGCACTTTCCTATCAGCAGGTGAAGATGCTGTAGTCTTCACCATTGATCTGAGACAAGATCGGCCCGCCTC GAAACTGGTTGtgacaaaggaaaaggagaagaaagtaggTCTATACACCATCTATGTGAACCCAGCCAACACCTACCAGTTTGCTGTGGGAGGCAGAGATCAGTTTGTCAG GATTTATGACCAGCGGAAAATAGATGAGAATGAGAACAACGGCGTGCTAAAGAAGTTCTGCCCTCACCACTTG GTGAACAGTGAGTCCAAAGCCAACATCACCTGTCTTGTCTACAGCCATGACGGCTCAG AGCTGTTGGCCAGCTACAATGATGAAGACATTTATCTCTTCAACTCCTCTCACAGTGATGGAGCGGAGTACATCAAGAGATACAAGGGACATCGCAATAATGCCACTG tGAAAGGCGTCAACTTTTATGGCCCGAAAAGTGAGTTTGTGGTGAGCGGCAGCGATTGCGGCCACATCTTCCTGTGGGAGAAATCATCCTGCCAGATCGTGCAGTTCATGGAGGGTGACAAGGGAGGAGTG GTGAACTGCCTGGAgccccatccccacctccctgTCCTGGCTACCAGCGGCCTCGACCACGATGTCAAGATTTGGGCACCCACGGCAGAGAATCCCACTGAGTTGGCCGGCCTCAAGGAG GTGATCAAGAAGAACAAGCTGGAGCGGGATGAGGACAGCCTCCACCACACCGACATGTTTGACAGCCACATGCTCTGGTTCCTTATGCACCACCTGCGACAGAGACGCCATCACCGG cgcCGAAGAGAGCCAGGAGCGCCGGATGGCGACTCGGACGAgtctcccagctcctctgacACCTCGGACGATGAGGAAGAGGGGCCGGACCGGGTGCAGTGCATGCCGTCAtga